In Saprospiraceae bacterium, one DNA window encodes the following:
- a CDS encoding DUF1801 domain-containing protein → MSFNQKVTEYISKASAEQITTLEILRQLIHESVENVTEEIKWKMPVFGKTKDFAYLRFSKKHITLGFYHIDKLIDPDNKLEGEGNTLKHIKITQLDNKQKQHIKKWLKQITA, encoded by the coding sequence ATGAGCTTCAATCAAAAAGTTACAGAATATATTAGCAAAGCAAGTGCTGAACAAATTACGACACTTGAAATTTTGCGACAATTAATTCACGAAAGCGTTGAAAATGTGACAGAAGAAATAAAATGGAAAATGCCTGTCTTTGGCAAGACCAAAGACTTTGCTTATTTAAGATTTTCAAAAAAGCACATAACTCTTGGTTTTTACCATATTGACAAACTTATTGACCCAGACAATAAATTAGAAGGTGAAGGCAACACATTGAAACACATAAAAATCACTCAACTTGACAACAAACAAAAACAACATATAAAAAAATGGTTGAAACAGATAACGGCATAA
- a CDS encoding response regulator transcription factor yields MTTTFKKNSILIILTILVILGMLTFNVFHYSSSYGLVEINNRNSLFLVPFILLVCWLGIFLGTAKKDTEFELAFQNQITDKEKKVIELIAQGKKNQEIADELFNNISTIKTHINNIYKKTGVKNRKELAVLSKTILEKVGNQ; encoded by the coding sequence ATGACAACAACATTTAAAAAGAACAGCATTTTAATCATTCTGACAATTTTGGTCATTCTTGGAATGTTGACTTTTAATGTATTTCATTACTCGTCAAGTTACGGACTTGTAGAAATCAACAATCGTAATTCATTGTTTTTAGTTCCGTTTATACTTTTGGTTTGTTGGCTCGGAATTTTCCTTGGAACTGCAAAAAAAGACACCGAATTTGAATTGGCATTTCAAAACCAAATTACAGACAAAGAAAAAAAAGTAATCGAATTGATAGCACAAGGCAAAAAGAACCAAGAAATTGCTGACGAACTCTTTAATAACATTTCAACAATCAAAACACATATAAATAATATTTACAAAAAGACAGGAGTAAAAAACAGAAAAGAACTTGCTGTATTGAGCAAAACCATTTTAGAAAAGGTTGGAAATCAATAA
- a CDS encoding DUF4199 domain-containing protein, with product MANFGNYKSAIFNGLAVALAGSVLMVSLLGLKLIGPKAISLDTEMIGGTILFLMLYLFLLFVIYLTIKKRKEHNGQIIAFKEALLQGTILSISTALFSIVLTYLFYEILYPNYVSDMLSSLQTKMQSMNVEPERLQQKLAEKKEYYSTSVQSFYSFIGNLITGISFTLLLSFILKSKSK from the coding sequence ATGGCAAATTTCGGTAATTACAAATCAGCAATTTTCAATGGACTTGCAGTTGCACTTGCAGGCAGCGTTCTAATGGTTTCACTTTTAGGGCTTAAACTTATCGGACCCAAAGCAATTTCTTTGGACACGGAAATGATAGGCGGAACAATCTTGTTTCTAATGCTCTATCTATTCTTATTATTCGTAATTTACCTGACAATTAAAAAAAGAAAGGAACACAACGGACAGATAATAGCTTTTAAGGAAGCTCTACTTCAAGGAACAATTTTGAGTATTTCAACAGCCTTGTTTAGTATTGTTCTAACTTATCTGTTTTATGAAATTCTGTACCCAAACTATGTATCAGATATGTTGAGTTCCCTGCAAACCAAAATGCAGAGTATGAATGTAGAACCTGAAAGACTACAACAAAAACTTGCTGAAAAGAAAGAATATTACAGCACTTCTGTGCAAAGTTTTTATTCTTTTATTGGCAACCTAATTACAGGAATTTCTTTTACTTTACTATTGAGTTTCATTTTAAAATCCAAATCAAAATAA